A single region of the Candidatus Protochlamydia amoebophila UWE25 genome encodes:
- a CDS encoding lipoyl protein ligase domain-containing protein, with protein MEWQLIDSGKLSPQAIMAKDEELLKNLQQESLPILHLYDWSAPCLTYGYFIDPQKYLNLEALQNYQIGLARRPTGGGIIFHLTDLAFSVLLPSSYPGYSVNTLENYALVNRQIAHAIAGFKDKQATPVLLSKISSHKADYQGFCMAKPTQYDLIIDGKKVGGAAQRRTKQGLLHQGSLSLALLPEELLKNVLKNQEVTSAIKQQSYCLLTEAWTAQDLRQARQTLRDLIQMELTKRS; from the coding sequence GTGGAATGGCAACTAATTGATTCTGGCAAATTGTCTCCGCAAGCCATTATGGCTAAAGATGAAGAATTACTAAAAAATCTTCAGCAAGAAAGTCTTCCTATTCTCCATCTTTATGATTGGAGTGCTCCTTGTTTAACTTACGGTTATTTTATTGATCCGCAAAAATATTTGAATTTAGAGGCATTACAAAATTATCAGATCGGTTTAGCCCGCCGTCCTACTGGAGGTGGGATTATTTTTCATTTAACCGATCTCGCGTTTTCTGTGTTATTGCCAAGTAGTTATCCAGGTTATTCTGTTAACACCTTAGAAAATTATGCCCTTGTGAATCGTCAGATTGCGCATGCAATTGCAGGTTTTAAAGATAAACAAGCGACTCCTGTGCTTTTATCTAAAATTTCATCTCATAAAGCTGATTATCAAGGATTTTGCATGGCGAAACCTACTCAGTACGATTTAATTATTGATGGAAAAAAAGTAGGGGGCGCTGCCCAAAGAAGAACCAAACAAGGATTATTACACCAAGGAAGTCTTTCTTTAGCCTTGTTGCCAGAAGAATTATTAAAAAATGTTCTTAAAAATCAAGAAGTTACTAGTGCAATAAAACAACAATCTTATTGTTTGCTTACTGAAGCTTGGACTGCTCAGGACTTGAGGCAAGCTCGACAAACTCTAAGGGATTTGATTCAGATGGAATTGACTAAGCGATCATGA
- a CDS encoding SurA N-terminal domain-containing protein, with amino-acid sequence MLDFFRRYQRYFFFVITVVIIISFSFFGTYSALGTNSWREQVAFKAVDGKEITRAEVDEMAIFLATDNEDKRLYNGVWGPNFLNDGVIRKDFLETGLAQELVEAYQNEMKDPLNKRLEKEKKFTLYTHPQAPFLSVENAWGYFSPEMNEHFKILQSTHDNVSPKAFDSRVKLFLAEKKFSPAMLRQVLRYQEKQYNWLTPDQELDRINLSLFGYHTLEDWFTPYFTRLVSEFIINTALLAEQQGYEVTKSEAIADLIRNTQISYQQNQNNPSIGVPSPEEYFNEQLRLLNMDQARAIKVWRQVLLFRRYFQDAGHSALVDTLAYQVLIIIRMKVSRLIYIVFLLL; translated from the coding sequence ATGCTCGATTTTTTCCGGAGATACCAAAGGTATTTTTTCTTTGTAATTACAGTTGTAATTATTATTTCATTTTCATTTTTTGGTACCTACAGCGCACTTGGAACAAACTCCTGGCGTGAACAAGTCGCTTTTAAAGCTGTCGATGGGAAAGAAATTACTCGTGCTGAAGTAGATGAAATGGCAATTTTTCTAGCTACTGATAATGAAGATAAACGTTTATATAACGGAGTTTGGGGACCCAATTTTCTCAATGACGGAGTCATTCGTAAAGATTTTCTCGAAACAGGCTTAGCGCAAGAACTTGTTGAAGCATATCAAAATGAAATGAAAGATCCCTTGAATAAGCGCCTCGAAAAAGAAAAAAAATTCACTCTTTACACGCATCCACAAGCACCTTTTTTAAGCGTTGAAAATGCTTGGGGGTATTTTTCTCCTGAAATGAATGAGCATTTTAAAATTTTGCAATCGACTCATGATAACGTGAGTCCTAAAGCTTTTGATAGCCGTGTTAAGTTGTTTTTAGCAGAAAAGAAATTTTCCCCTGCAATGCTTAGGCAAGTTTTGCGTTATCAAGAAAAACAATATAACTGGTTAACTCCTGATCAAGAATTAGATCGAATAAATCTTTCTTTATTTGGTTACCACACACTTGAAGATTGGTTTACCCCTTACTTTACTCGACTCGTTAGCGAATTTATTATTAATACCGCGCTTTTAGCAGAACAGCAGGGTTATGAAGTTACAAAATCAGAAGCAATTGCAGATTTGATTCGCAACACTCAAATCAGCTATCAACAAAATCAAAATAATCCTTCAATTGGAGTACCTTCTCCAGAAGAATATTTCAATGAGCAGTTACGCCTCTTGAATATGGATCAGGCGAGAGCAATCAAAGTTTGGAGGCAGGTACTTTTATTTCGTCGTTATTTCCAAGATGCGGGTCACTCTGCCTTAGTCGATACGTTAGCTTATCAAGTATTAATAATTATTCGCATGAAAGTGTCACGGTTGATTTATATCGTCTTCCTGCTGCTCTAA
- the gcvT gene encoding glycine cleavage system aminomethyltransferase GcvT has product MQTALYSRHLNLQGKMIDFAGWSMPIHYKGILAEHQAVREKVGLFDVSHMGKIDVRGPDAERFLDYLSTNRIMGKGSNTATYTVWCNSQGGSIDDVIIYRHSSTYFFVIVNASNRQKDLAHMQKQAAEFQVTIQPQFENSGILALQGPFSFPLVDMLFPGNLSLKPMSFTSIQELDQPLILSRTGYTGAGGFEFYGTNEQIISLWDRLLNTGKTFGIEPIGLGARDTLRLEMGFALYGHEISDTIAPTESVSAWAVKFDKTDFLGKQALKSLEATPIKRMAYGVKLKEPGIARQGYPIFKDGIRIGEVTSGSISPSLNEAVALILVDTPLKIKQDIKIQIRQTQCHAEVVQLPFIRKNR; this is encoded by the coding sequence ATGCAAACTGCTTTATATTCTCGCCACCTTAATCTTCAGGGTAAAATGATTGATTTTGCTGGATGGAGCATGCCTATTCATTACAAAGGTATTTTAGCAGAGCATCAAGCTGTGAGAGAAAAAGTTGGGTTGTTTGACGTCTCTCATATGGGAAAAATCGATGTTCGAGGACCTGATGCAGAGCGTTTTTTAGATTACCTTTCCACGAATCGCATTATGGGAAAAGGATCAAACACAGCTACTTATACTGTTTGGTGTAACTCTCAAGGAGGATCTATTGATGATGTTATCATTTATCGTCATTCTTCGACCTATTTTTTTGTCATTGTAAATGCAAGTAACCGCCAAAAAGATTTAGCTCATATGCAAAAGCAGGCAGCTGAGTTTCAAGTGACTATTCAACCTCAATTTGAAAATTCTGGGATACTTGCTTTACAAGGACCCTTCTCGTTTCCATTAGTCGACATGCTTTTTCCAGGAAACTTATCATTAAAACCTATGTCGTTTACGTCGATCCAAGAACTAGATCAACCTTTGATTCTTTCGCGTACAGGTTATACCGGAGCTGGAGGATTTGAATTTTATGGTACAAATGAACAAATAATCTCCTTATGGGATCGCCTGCTTAATACAGGAAAAACTTTTGGAATTGAACCTATTGGGCTTGGAGCAAGGGATACACTTCGTTTAGAAATGGGTTTTGCTTTATACGGGCACGAAATATCAGATACCATTGCCCCAACTGAAAGTGTATCTGCTTGGGCAGTAAAATTTGATAAAACTGATTTTTTAGGAAAGCAAGCCTTAAAAAGCCTTGAGGCAACACCCATAAAGCGAATGGCATATGGGGTCAAATTAAAAGAACCTGGTATCGCTAGACAAGGCTATCCTATTTTTAAAGATGGTATTAGAATTGGAGAGGTTACCTCAGGTTCTATATCTCCTTCTTTAAATGAAGCCGTTGCTTTAATTTTAGTAGATACACCACTCAAAATCAAACAAGATATTAAAATACAAATTCGGCAAACACAATGCCACGCTGAAGTGGTTCAATTGCCTTTTATTAGGAAAAACAGATGA
- the gcvH gene encoding glycine cleavage system protein GcvH, with the protein MKYTDSHEWVVLESTDVARIGVTQFAQKELGDIVYVELPTLHKKVTAGQEVVVLESTKAAADVYSPVSGEIVEVNQSLSTQPELINQSSEKEGWLFKLRLSNSSELDLLMDEKDYRAMLNGA; encoded by the coding sequence ATGAAATATACAGATTCTCATGAATGGGTTGTTTTAGAATCGACTGATGTAGCTCGTATTGGTGTGACGCAGTTTGCGCAAAAAGAACTCGGTGATATTGTTTATGTTGAACTGCCAACTCTACATAAAAAAGTTACTGCTGGACAGGAGGTGGTGGTTTTAGAGTCTACTAAAGCGGCCGCTGATGTTTATTCTCCTGTTAGTGGAGAAATCGTTGAAGTGAATCAAAGTTTATCTACTCAGCCTGAACTCATTAATCAGTCTTCCGAAAAAGAAGGATGGTTATTTAAACTTCGTTTATCTAATTCCTCAGAATTAGACTTATTAATGGATGAAAAGGATTATCGTGCGATGTTAAACGGAGCATAA
- the gcvPA gene encoding aminomethyl-transferring glycine dehydrogenase subunit GcvPA, protein MDFISNKTPQIEAMLTEIGIQNVEELFKSIPSSLILQAPSVDDGLSEYEGIQLIESLAVRNTFPNLVSYLGAGAYEHHIPALVGAVCSKSEFLTAYTPYQAEASQGMLQIIFEFQSAICALTGMDVANASVYDGASACAEAILMSLRHHKTRRQILLSDSLHPHYKKVIEQYLKSQDCELITVPFLQEGTLDASFLKMYLNDQTAAILLQSPNFFGCIEDVQPITEMAKSQGALTILCANPISYGLLSSAKELGVDIAVGDCQPFGLSLSFGGPYAGYMACKQELMRQLPGRIVGETLDVQGSRGFVLTLQAREQHIRREKATSNICTNQALAALASLVAMLWYGKEGVKELALTNYQRANYLKFHLGKISTINVWNQGASFNEFVVDFKQDSNQVLEFFRLNGIEPGIELKRYYPSLKTCLLIAVTETKNQIQLDQFIKVCKELF, encoded by the coding sequence ATGGATTTTATTTCAAATAAAACTCCTCAAATTGAAGCCATGTTAACTGAAATTGGGATTCAAAATGTTGAAGAATTATTTAAATCAATTCCTTCTTCGTTGATTTTGCAAGCTCCTAGCGTAGATGACGGGCTTTCTGAATATGAGGGAATTCAATTAATAGAGTCATTAGCGGTACGTAATACTTTTCCTAATTTAGTCAGTTATTTAGGAGCCGGAGCCTATGAACATCATATTCCAGCCTTAGTGGGAGCTGTCTGTAGTAAATCTGAATTTTTAACTGCTTATACTCCTTATCAGGCCGAAGCTTCTCAAGGAATGCTCCAAATTATTTTTGAATTTCAATCTGCTATATGTGCATTGACGGGAATGGATGTTGCCAATGCATCTGTTTATGATGGAGCTTCTGCTTGTGCTGAAGCAATTTTAATGTCTCTTAGACATCATAAAACAAGGAGACAAATTCTCCTTTCTGACAGTTTACATCCCCACTATAAAAAAGTTATTGAACAATACCTCAAAAGTCAAGATTGTGAATTAATTACTGTTCCTTTTCTACAAGAAGGAACTTTAGATGCCTCTTTTTTAAAAATGTATTTAAATGATCAAACAGCTGCGATTCTTTTACAATCCCCCAATTTTTTTGGTTGCATAGAAGATGTTCAACCTATTACTGAAATGGCTAAATCTCAAGGAGCCTTAACAATTCTTTGTGCAAATCCTATTTCTTATGGACTGTTGTCTTCAGCTAAAGAATTAGGTGTAGATATTGCTGTAGGTGATTGTCAACCATTTGGACTTTCTCTTTCTTTTGGAGGACCTTATGCAGGCTATATGGCTTGTAAACAAGAGTTAATGAGACAATTGCCAGGCAGGATTGTTGGGGAAACATTAGATGTTCAAGGGAGTCGTGGTTTTGTTTTAACACTCCAAGCACGAGAACAGCACATTAGAAGAGAAAAAGCGACTTCCAATATTTGTACTAATCAAGCTTTAGCAGCTTTAGCTAGTTTAGTGGCAATGCTCTGGTATGGCAAAGAGGGTGTGAAAGAATTAGCATTAACGAATTATCAAAGAGCAAATTATTTGAAATTTCACTTAGGTAAAATTTCTACAATTAATGTTTGGAATCAAGGAGCTTCATTTAATGAGTTTGTTGTTGATTTTAAGCAAGATTCTAATCAAGTTTTAGAGTTTTTTCGGTTAAATGGAATTGAACCTGGGATCGAACTAAAACGATATTATCCTTCTTTAAAAACATGCTTACTGATTGCTGTAACGGAAACGAAAAATCAGATTCAATTGGATCAATTCATTAAAGTTTGTAAAGAACTCTTTTAA
- the gcvPB gene encoding aminomethyl-transferring glycine dehydrogenase subunit GcvPB — translation MTKTIFEKSQFKQKAYSLPYSWENLKEFSLPKKFLRQTSVPLPEVSEIDLTRHFAVLAKRNMGIDTNFYPLGSCTMKLNPRINEWCANLPNFTRVHPLAPDHTVQGNLQIIDELIQMLCKVSGMTAGSLVPNAGAQGEFAGIQMIAAYHQHHGDFERNELLIPDNAHGTNPATAAMAGFKTISLRTNAQGDVDIDHLKSLVSDKTAGLMLTNPNTLGLFSSVIKEIAEIVHKVGGFLYYDGANLNSILNVARPGDMGFDVMHINLHKTFSTPHGGGGPGSGPVLCGDLLKPFLPNPRVEKENDHYVVKWKDSMSIGQIASFHGNFAIYLRAYLYAKLHGHYGLRKIAEVAVLNANYLKKRISKLFNIPFEQFCMHEFVVQADNYLGKGVRALDIAKRLLDYGVHAPTVYFPLIIKECMLIEPTESESKNTLDQFVSILERIVAEIHQDPQTVKNAPHQQSVSRLDEVLAAKRPILKHQAD, via the coding sequence ATGACAAAAACCATTTTTGAAAAATCACAATTTAAACAAAAGGCTTACAGTCTTCCTTATTCTTGGGAAAATTTAAAAGAATTCTCTTTACCTAAGAAGTTTTTAAGACAGACCTCTGTTCCACTGCCTGAAGTTTCTGAGATTGATTTAACTCGTCATTTTGCAGTTCTTGCTAAACGTAATATGGGAATTGATACAAATTTCTATCCTTTAGGTAGTTGTACGATGAAATTGAATCCTCGGATCAATGAATGGTGTGCAAATTTGCCTAATTTTACTAGGGTTCATCCATTAGCTCCAGATCATACCGTACAAGGTAATTTGCAAATCATTGACGAACTCATTCAAATGTTATGTAAAGTCAGCGGAATGACGGCAGGTTCATTGGTTCCTAATGCAGGAGCTCAAGGGGAGTTTGCTGGTATTCAAATGATTGCTGCCTACCATCAACATCACGGGGATTTTGAACGAAATGAATTACTTATTCCAGATAATGCTCACGGCACAAATCCGGCTACAGCAGCAATGGCGGGATTTAAAACAATTTCTTTAAGAACAAATGCTCAAGGGGATGTAGATATTGATCATTTGAAAAGTCTTGTTTCAGACAAAACAGCAGGGCTGATGTTAACAAATCCTAATACGCTTGGTTTGTTTAGTTCGGTAATTAAGGAGATAGCTGAAATTGTTCATAAAGTTGGTGGTTTTCTGTATTACGATGGGGCCAATCTTAATTCCATTTTAAATGTTGCGCGGCCAGGAGACATGGGATTTGATGTGATGCATATCAATCTTCATAAGACATTTTCAACTCCTCATGGTGGAGGAGGTCCAGGGTCTGGACCTGTTCTTTGTGGAGATCTTTTAAAACCTTTTCTTCCTAATCCAAGAGTAGAAAAAGAGAATGATCATTATGTGGTCAAGTGGAAGGATTCGATGAGCATAGGACAAATAGCGTCTTTTCACGGTAACTTTGCTATTTATTTAAGAGCTTATTTGTATGCCAAATTGCATGGTCATTATGGGTTAAGAAAAATTGCTGAAGTAGCTGTTCTCAATGCTAATTATTTAAAAAAGAGAATCTCGAAATTATTTAACATTCCATTTGAACAATTTTGCATGCATGAATTTGTAGTACAGGCCGATAACTACTTAGGAAAAGGAGTTAGGGCATTAGATATTGCGAAACGTTTATTAGATTACGGCGTGCATGCACCAACCGTTTATTTCCCTTTGATTATTAAAGAGTGTATGCTCATTGAACCGACAGAAAGTGAATCTAAAAACACTCTTGATCAATTCGTTTCAATTTTAGAAAGGATCGTAGCAGAGATTCACCAAGATCCCCAAACTGTAAAAAATGCTCCTCATCAACAATCCGTTAGTCGTCTAGATGAAGTGTTAGCAGCAAAAAGGCCTATTTTAAAACACCAAGCTGATTGA
- the alkB gene encoding DNA oxidative demethylase AlkB, translating to MIMKEDLFENQRKDMILGQGAILFAGLAKKIDKSLLSSVQEITQLAPFRHMKTSGGFDLSVAMTNCGLLGWVTDEAGYRYQSFDPLSGLVWPKIPPLFLELALEAAERAGYSSFVPSACLINRYVPGAKMSLHQDKDEDDLDSPIVSVSLGLPATFQFGGFNRTDPLQKLLLIHGDVVVWGGKLRLAYHGILPLKSGHHHLTGSTRINLTFRKVF from the coding sequence ATGATTATGAAAGAAGATTTATTTGAAAATCAAAGAAAAGATATGATTTTAGGTCAAGGTGCTATTTTGTTTGCGGGTTTGGCCAAAAAAATAGACAAATCTTTGTTATCTTCAGTACAGGAAATTACTCAATTAGCACCGTTTCGTCATATGAAAACATCTGGAGGATTTGATCTATCTGTCGCTATGACAAATTGTGGTTTGTTAGGATGGGTGACAGATGAAGCGGGTTACCGCTATCAATCCTTTGATCCTTTAAGCGGGCTTGTATGGCCAAAGATTCCACCTCTTTTTTTAGAACTTGCTTTAGAAGCTGCTGAAAGGGCTGGTTATTCTTCTTTTGTTCCTAGCGCTTGTTTGATTAATCGCTATGTTCCCGGAGCGAAAATGTCTCTTCATCAGGACAAAGATGAAGACGATTTGGATTCACCTATTGTTTCTGTTTCACTCGGCTTGCCTGCTACTTTTCAATTTGGAGGATTCAATCGTACCGATCCTCTCCAAAAATTATTACTTATACATGGAGATGTAGTTGTTTGGGGAGGTAAACTACGGTTGGCTTACCATGGTATTCTTCCTTTAAAAAGTGGGCATCATCATTTAACGGGATCGACGCGTATTAATTTAACATTTCGCAAAGTTTTTTAA